The stretch of DNA ACCTAGCAGGCTTTCCGACAGGAACCAGTTGCCGCTGTCGGCGGTATTGGTGACCAGGTTGCGGCGGAAGGTGTATTCGGCGTCGGCACACTTAAAGTCGTTGCCAGCGTGGAATTTCACGCCTTCTCGCAGGGTGAAGCGGTACTCGCGGCCCTCGTTGCCTTCCGTCCACTCGGTGGCCAGCAGCGGCTCCAGCTCGCTCAGGCTGTTGCCTTTGTAGGTCAGCAGCGTCTCATACAGGTTTTCTACGACCTGACCGCTGCCCGTGTCGTAGGTCGTGCCGGGGTCGAGCGTGGGAATATCAGCGGATTCCTGCACCACGAGGGTACTGGCCGCGCCGTTGTTGCTCTGGTTGTTGCAGGCGGCCAGGGTGAGGGCGAGGGTAGCAAGCGCGAGGGCGCTGAGGACTTTTTTGGGGGAGCGAGATGGGTTCATGGTTCTCCTTGAGCGGAACGTGGCTGTCCCCAAAAACGGGAGGGCACAGCACCAGATCGGCAGATTAGAGAGGGTAGATGAGGGCGCGTTGGGAGGAAGATCAAGACTCTTACCTGCCCTCATCAGACAAGGTTGGGCAGACCCACCAGCACGTTAGACCGGATGTAAAAAGAGTCAAGAAGACGCTCTGGCAACTGCTTGACGCTGACTCAGGCCGATTGAATTTGGTCTTTATTGAGCGCCCGACTTCAACCCTGACCGAATGCAAGGCGTCCCACATCAGCCTTGAGTGCCTTCATGTAAGATTCCCTGATGACATCCAGCCAAACCTCTGACTCCTATGTGTTGCGCGGTACGGCGGCGGGCGGCACGCTGCGCTTTGTGGGCATAGAAGCGACCAAAATCGTAGAAGACGCCCGCGTGCGCCACGACCTCAGCAAAACAGCGACGGCGGCGCTAGGACGCACGCTGGCGGCCTCTGCACTGCTGGCGGTGGTGCTGGGCAAAAAGACCGACAGTCGCGTGACCCTGCGCCTGGAGGGCGGCGGCCCGGTGGGCTGGATCGTGGCCGAAGGCAGCACCGACGGCAGCGTGCGCGGCTATGTGCGCCAGCCCGACGCCGATTTGCCTCTGCGTGAAAGCGACGGCAAGCTGGACGTGAGCGGCATCGTGGGCGCAAAGGGTGAATTGGCCGTGACCCGCCTGCTGGACAACGGCGAGCCGTATACGGGCAGCGTCGACCTCGTGAGCGGCGAAATTGCCGAAGACGTGAGCATGTATCTGGGCGTCTCGGAGCAGATTCCCAACGCCGTGCTGCTGGGCGTGTACGAGGAAGGTGGGCGGGTGGCCCACGCGGGCGGGCTGCTGGTGCAGGCCATGCCGGGCGTGACCGATGAAACGCTGGGCAAGCTGGAAGCCAATATCCGCGCTATGGGCCAGATCACCGACAACCTGCGCCGGGGCAGCCTGATGGAAGCCATGCACCGCGCCGCCGAAGGGCTGGAATTGCTGCTGGCCGCCGAAGCGCAATCGGCCCGCTTTCAGTGCCGCTGCTCGCGCGAGAAGGCCAGCGACAGCCTGAAATTCTTTACTGCCGAGGAGCGTCAGGAAATGATGGACGCGGGCGGTCAGGAAATCGTGTGCCACTGGTGCGGCGAGCATTACCAGATCAGCCCCGACGAAATTGCGGCGCTAGAAGCGGGGGCAGGGCGGGCCAAAGCTTAAAGCCACGTTGCAGGGAAAAGACAAGAGCGAAAGATAGAAGCAGTGCCGTCCCAACGCTTGGGTTCTCAGCCCGAGCGTCGGGGCGGCACGCTCCTGTAAGTCGGCCTTAGCCCACTTCCCATACCACGCAACCCACATGCTCCCAACGCGCCCCTACAATTCCCCCTATGAAGGCCCGTTTAATTGGAATTGCATTGGTATTCGCCGGACTTGGCCTGGGCGCAACCTTGCTCAAAGATCAGGTGCCTGTCGGTGGTGCAAGTGCGCCTCCTGCGGTCACTGCGCCCAATGAAGCCGCCGCCAAGTTGCAGAACGAACTGAATACCATCGACATCGTGCGGCGCTTCGAGCCGGGACTGGTCTACATCAGCACCGAGCAGGACATTGCCAGCAGCGATCCTTTTGGGTGGATGTTTGGCGGCGGCACAGAGGAAACGCAGGTGCAGCGGGGCGTCGGCAGCGGCTTTTTTGTGAACGCTCAGGGCGATATTCTGACCAATTACCACGTGGTGGCGGGAGAGGCGGGCGCGGGAGCCGCCGACAGAATCCGGATTCGGGTGATGGGGCGCACCGATACTGTGCTGGCGCGGGTCATCGGGCTGGCCCCGCAATACGATCTGGCCCTGATTCGCCCGGAAGGGTTGGATGCCAGCCTGATCAGGCCGATTCCGCTGGGCAACTCGGATACGTTGCAGGTGGGCCAAAAAGCAGTGGCGATGGGTGCACCGTTCGGGCTGGATTTTAGCGTCACAGAGGGCATCGTCAGCAGCACCGCCCGCCAGATTCCGATTGGCTTCTCCAGCGGCGGCAGCGGCGAGGGCATTACGCAAAAGGCCATCCAGACCGACGCGGCCATCAATCCCGGCAACAGCGGCGGGCCTCTGCTGGACAGCACTGGGCGCGTGATCGGCATCAATACCCAGATCTATTCTCCCAGCGGGGCCAGCGGCGCGTCTCAGAGTGCGGGCGTGGGCTTTGCCATTCCCATCAACGCGGCCAAAAACCTGTTGCCCCGCCTTCAGGCAGCGGGCGGCGGCGTGGTGCTTGCACCCAAACTGACTGGAGTCACGCCCGGTCTGGTGGTGCAGCAGCGCACGGCGGGCGGCGCACGCAATGTGGCGGTGGGCCTGAGTATGCTCTCCAGCGAGGGCAAAAGCACGCTGAATCTGCCTGAATCGGGGCTGGTGGTGGGCGAGGTCGCACCGGGCACGCCTGCTTATCTGGCCGGGCTGCGCGGCGGCACCGAGACTCAGGCTTTCCGGGGCGGCGCGATTCAGCTGGGCGGAGACGTGATCGTGGCAGCGGAAGGCCTGCCCGTAGACGCGCTGGAAGACCTGCAAGCCGCGCTGATAGACAAGAAACAGGGCGACTCGGTAACGCTGAAGGTGGTGAATGCGGGCAAGACCCGTGAGGTTAAGGTGACGCTGGACGCCGCCGCTTTTCAGTGAGTAAGGGTATGGAAGTAGAGGCGAAGGCCGTCTGGAATAGCCTGCCTGCCCCTGACCGCGAGTGGCTGAACGAACTGACTGCGCTGGCTCCGGCGGGGGCGCGGGTGGCATTGGTGGGCGGCGCGGTGCGGGACGGCTTGCTGGGCATTCCCTCCAGCACCTCACCTGATCTGGATTTGGCAATAGAGGGCGCAGATATTCAGGCACTCGCCCTGGCAACAGGCTTACCCTTCACCTTTCACCCGGCGTTTGGCAACGCCACCGTGACCCTTCCAGATGACCGAACCGTAGACCTGATCCGTACCCGGCGCGAAACGTACCCGGTGGTGGGTGGCAATCCTGTACCTGAACCCGGAACCCTGTCCGACGATCTTCAGCGGCGCGATTTTGGACTGAATGCGCTGGCCTTGGTGCTGGAGCCAAATGGAACCGTAAGCCTGCTGGACGAGGTCGGCGGCCTCTCAGATGTGCGGGGGCGAGTGCTGAGGCCTCTGCATTCCGGCTCTTTTCACGAGGATGCCAGCCGATTGATACGGGCGGCAAGGCTGGCAGCGCGGCTGGACTTGGCGGCCCACCCGAATCTGCTGACACAAGTGCCCGACGCGCTGAAGATGGCTGAACAGACCCCGCGCCTGTGGGCCGAACTGCGGTTGCTGCTGGCCGAACCTCGTCCCGGACGCGCCGCCCGAAAGTTGGAAACTTGGGGGGCGGGCCAACTCCTGCCGCCCCCCAGTTTGCCGCTGCTGGACGCGTTGGACACCCTACAAGATGGGGGCGTGAACCTGAGCCAGCCTTTCCAGACCTACGCCGCTGCCCTGCTGCACCCCGCGCCGAATCCAGACGACCTCGCCGCCCGCCTGAATCTGGGCGAGAAACCCGCCGCATTGCTGGCCCGCGCCCTCTCCGACACGCCGTTTCCGGAAGGCAGCCCCGAACGAATCCTGCGTCACTTGCTGCGCCCCGACGCTTACACACCACTCACTGGACGCGACGTGGTGGCGCTGGGAGTTCCGGCAGGCAAAGAAATCGGCGCGGCGCTGACCTACCTTGCCGGGTTGCGGGCTGCGGGCCAAGTGCAGTCGGCAGAAGGTGAGAGGGCCGCACTGAGACAGTATCTGGACAGCCGAAATGTGAACAGCCGACCCCCTTCATGATCGGCCCACTGACCCTGCTGACCACCGAACCGTTGCTGCTGCTGGTGCAGGTGGCCGCGCTGCTGGCAGGCATGATCCTGAAGGGCGTGGCGCAGGCCCGACTCGCGGCCCATTGGGGCGACAGCAGCGGCGTGCAGGC from Deinococcus sp. QL22 encodes:
- a CDS encoding S1C family serine protease, coding for MKARLIGIALVFAGLGLGATLLKDQVPVGGASAPPAVTAPNEAAAKLQNELNTIDIVRRFEPGLVYISTEQDIASSDPFGWMFGGGTEETQVQRGVGSGFFVNAQGDILTNYHVVAGEAGAGAADRIRIRVMGRTDTVLARVIGLAPQYDLALIRPEGLDASLIRPIPLGNSDTLQVGQKAVAMGAPFGLDFSVTEGIVSSTARQIPIGFSSGGSGEGITQKAIQTDAAINPGNSGGPLLDSTGRVIGINTQIYSPSGASGASQSAGVGFAIPINAAKNLLPRLQAAGGGVVLAPKLTGVTPGLVVQQRTAGGARNVAVGLSMLSSEGKSTLNLPESGLVVGEVAPGTPAYLAGLRGGTETQAFRGGAIQLGGDVIVAAEGLPVDALEDLQAALIDKKQGDSVTLKVVNAGKTREVKVTLDAAAFQ
- a CDS encoding CCA tRNA nucleotidyltransferase; its protein translation is MEVEAKAVWNSLPAPDREWLNELTALAPAGARVALVGGAVRDGLLGIPSSTSPDLDLAIEGADIQALALATGLPFTFHPAFGNATVTLPDDRTVDLIRTRRETYPVVGGNPVPEPGTLSDDLQRRDFGLNALALVLEPNGTVSLLDEVGGLSDVRGRVLRPLHSGSFHEDASRLIRAARLAARLDLAAHPNLLTQVPDALKMAEQTPRLWAELRLLLAEPRPGRAARKLETWGAGQLLPPPSLPLLDALDTLQDGGVNLSQPFQTYAAALLHPAPNPDDLAARLNLGEKPAALLARALSDTPFPEGSPERILRHLLRPDAYTPLTGRDVVALGVPAGKEIGAALTYLAGLRAAGQVQSAEGERAALRQYLDSRNVNSRPPS
- the hslO gene encoding Hsp33 family molecular chaperone HslO, which gives rise to MTSSQTSDSYVLRGTAAGGTLRFVGIEATKIVEDARVRHDLSKTATAALGRTLAASALLAVVLGKKTDSRVTLRLEGGGPVGWIVAEGSTDGSVRGYVRQPDADLPLRESDGKLDVSGIVGAKGELAVTRLLDNGEPYTGSVDLVSGEIAEDVSMYLGVSEQIPNAVLLGVYEEGGRVAHAGGLLVQAMPGVTDETLGKLEANIRAMGQITDNLRRGSLMEAMHRAAEGLELLLAAEAQSARFQCRCSREKASDSLKFFTAEERQEMMDAGGQEIVCHWCGEHYQISPDEIAALEAGAGRAKA